The DNA sequence GAGCAGTTCACCGGAGCCCCCCTGTTCGAACGCTCCGGCCGGAGGTTGATCCTGAATGACCGCGGGCGCTTGCTGCTTGCGGAGGCCGGGGGGATTCTCCAGGCGGTCCGGCGGATGGAACAACTGCTCCGGAAGGATGGCGGGGAGCTTACCGGCGAATTGCTGGTGGGGGGGAGCACAACCATCGGCAACTACCTGCTCCCGGCGCTCTTGGGCGCTTTTGCCCGGATGTACCCCAAAACCAGGGTTCAGCTGCGGGTGGGGAACACCCAGCAGGTGGTGAGCTGGATGGAGGAGGGGCGGTTGGACATCGCCTTTATCGAAGGTCCGTGCCACAGCCGCGGGATGATCGCCACCCCTTGGCGCGACGATGAACTGGTGGTGGTGGCCGGGCCGGAGCATGCCTGGGGCGGGGGACGCAAGGCTACGGCGGAGATGCTGGCTTCGGCTCCCTGGGTCATGCGGGAACGGGGTTCGGGAACCCGTGAAGTCTTTGAGACCGCAATGGATAACCTTGGGATCCACTATTCCATAGCGCTGGAGCTTGGCCATACCGAGGCGATCAAGAACGGCGTTGCCTCGGGACTTGGGGTGAGCTGCCTTTCGCGCCTGGCCGTCCATCGCGAACTCGAGCATGGCTGGCTCGTCCCGATTGCGAGCCCGTTGGCGCTCACACGTTCCCTGGCGCTCATCAGGCGCCGTGAAAGTTTCCGCACGCCGCTGCTATCCGCATTCCTCGAGGTCGCGGAGGGGGCGTGGGACGGCGCCGATTCTGCCGGGAGCGCTGCCGCCCTTCCCGGATAGCGGGACAGCCCTGTGCGGGGGGCGTGGTTAACGTTTTGCAAACAAACGGCTCTTTGTGGTATTGTTTTCCCATGAAAAAGATGCTCAACCAAAACGGTTTTACCTTCCTGGCCGCGCTGATGATCGTGGTCATCATGGGGATTATGCTCGGTCTTACCGGGCAGCCGTGGAAAACGATCATGAAGCGCGAGCGGGAACAGGAGCTGCTCTTCCGCGGCCTCCAGATCAGAAGCGCCATTATGGCCTGGAACGCAAAATCTGCAAAAGTGACTCCGCTCAACGACCTGAAAGACCTGTTGCTGGACCCCACTTCCCTGGAGAAGAAGAAATATCTGCGGCAACTCTATAAAGACCCCATGACCGGCAAGGATTGGACGCTCATTAGAGACAAGACCGGCGTGAAGGGGATTATCGGGGTGGCCAGCACCAGCAACGATGTGCCGCTCAAGACCTCGTTCTCGGAATACTCCGGCCTCGACACCTTTACCGACAAAAAAAAGTACAGCGAATGGCGTTTCGTGTTCGGGACCGATCCGGGGCCGGACCTGACGACTATCACCCCCCAGTCCCCGTGAGGGGCCGCTCGCCGGGGGCGATGCCGGCGTTTTCATGGATATGAAGATAATCGGAGGGGGGGCGGCGTATGCCGCACCCCCTTTTTATGTTTCAGGCCTGCACCTCGTCATGGCGCTATTTATTATGTCCTTTTCCTCTTCCTTTCCCTTTACCGGGCCCGTCACTCCCCCCGCCATCAGGAGTGCCGGTAAGGGAAAAATCGCCCCGTTTAAGGGCGTGGAACTCTCGTGAACCCGGTTTGATCCCCATTTCTTTGGCAATAACGCCCCACCCCTTGCCGCGATTTTTCTGATAGGTGCGGACAACTGCATCAGGAGCCTGCCGGGTCATGTGACCGAGCTGATAGACCATGAAGGCATCGGCCGGCTCCTTGACCGTGTTGATTACGGCACTGACCTGGGCCCCGGGGATGCCGAACTGGGTGCTAAGCCTGGCAGTAAAACCGTTCATATCGGCCTTTGCCTGGATATTGAGGTTGGAAAGAAAACCTTCGAGGCCCCCCGATGCGCCAGCTGGGCTGAATGCGAAAAAAACCGCCACTGCTGCAAGATAAATCATTTTCATTGTGAATTCCTTTCCCCGGCTGATTAGGAGTGGGATGGTCCGGATGAGCTATCGTCATTGCCCCTTGAACGGGGGCCCCCTTCCGGCAGGCCCCGGCTCACAAAGCGGATTTTCTGCACTACGGCCCGAGCTGGACGAGGCCGTTTGGCGGGACAGCCGTATCAACCCCCCCGGTCACGGTCAGGAGTGGCGAGGAGTAGAGGTTGAACGTGGGGACCGTCGACAGCGTGTCCCTGAACGCTCGCACGAACACCCGGTAGTGCGCCGAGGGCATGACGGCGCTGTTGTTCGGCGGCACAAACGCGCTGAAGGCCGTCTTCCAGACGCTCGGGCTGCTGAAGTTGCTGAAGACGACCCCGGAGGTGACCGCGCTCCCGGCGGGGTCGCGGGGCACAACCGTCACGGTGGCGCTCGACCACGGAGCGAACTGCGGCGAGCGGATCGTTCCCGATAGTGAACCGGCATTGGTCAGGGCGTTGAAAACCTGGATGATGCGGACGCCGGTCGGTTTGAGGTTGATATTACCTGAATTTCCCGCAAAGACAATCGCTTCATTCGGGTTGAAGTCGAGGACGACGGTATTCAGGGCCCCTGCCGTTACCGTGAAGTTGCCCTTGATCTTGAGCCCGCTCTCCTGGGCGCTCGGTGTGGTCAGGGGAAGCTTCTGGGCGGGGGCGGCCGACAGGGTGACATAGTTGTTGAGCGTCGGGCTGTTGGGCGCCAGTATGAGGCGGACCTGGCTGTAGCTGCCGGCGGGGATTGCGGTGGTCCCCAGGATCTGCGGCAGGAAATGCAGGTTGAGGATGTCGACGCCTACGCCTCCCGGGAAGGCGGCGATCACCGGCAGGGCGGGATCGTTATCCGCCAGGCCTTCCTTGCCGGTCGGGACAACCACCACCTTGTCGATCGTCAAATGGACACTGTCCAAATTCGGGAAGGCGGGGCTGTCCGTGATCCCGACCCGGAGCGTCCCCGTGTTGGCGGATGTGGAACCGTCTCCGCTGCATCCCTGCATCTGCCCAAGCCCCAGAAAAGCCGCTGCAAGAAGAACCGACGATACAAGGCGCGTTAGGGAATTCTTATTCATGGCTGTCGTCCTCCGTACTGTTTTTGACGTCTGAAGACCATACGAAAAAAGCCGGGTTGCCAATATCGCGTGATATTTCGGCAACCCGGCTGTCTCGGTAAGACCCTTGGGCTTTCCGCCCCATCCTCGCGGATGGTTGAGTAGTATCGTCTATCTCGAATATGGGAATAATTTTACACGATGAAATGGAAAAGTCAAAAAAATACATCCCGTTGTCTTCACAGGTCGATGCCCCTGGAGCCGCACCGGGCAGTTTACCGCGTTTCGTACTCCTTGAGCTTCCGGTAGAGCGTGGCCAGGCCGATATTCAGTTCCTCCGCGGCCCGTGCCTTGTTGTCGCCAACGGCGTGCAGCACCCCCAGGATATAGTCACGCTCTATTTCATCCAGAGGACGGATGCAGCCCGAGACCACCGGTTTCAATGACAGGGCCCGCAACTCGCATGGCAGGTCGGCGATGTCGATTTGATTGCCCTGGCACAAGGCAACGGCATACTCGACGGCGTTCTGCAGTTCCCGGACATTGCCCGGCCATTCGTAACGGAGCAGCTGAGCGGCGGCGCTCGGAGTGAACCCGGTTATGTCGCACCCTTGATTGCGAGTGATCTTATTGAGGTAAAAACGCGCCAAGGGAAGGATGTCTTCAGAGCGCTCGCGCAGTGGGGGAACCCGCACCTCGATCACTCTCAGGCGATAGTAAAGATCCTGGCGGAAATGCCCGGCGTTCAGCTCGTCGGTCAGGTTGCGATTCGTGGCGGCCACGACCCGCACGTCGATGGCGCGGGACCTGTTCTCGCCTACCCGCCGCACCTCCCGCTCCTGGAGGGCGCGCAGCAGCTTGACCTGCATGGCCGGGGACACCTCGCCGATCTCATCCAGGAACAGCGTGCCGCCGGTAGCCGCCTCGAAGAGCCCCAGACGGTCCTTGTCCGCCCCGGTAAATGCCCCCTTCGCATGGCCGAACAGCTCGCTCTCCAGCAGCGTTTCCGTGAGCGCGCCGCAGTTTACGGCCACAAATGGCCGGGATACCCGCGCCGATTGGTCATGTATGAAACGGGCCATGCGCTCCTTGCCGACGCCGCTATCCCCGGTTATGAGCACCGAAGAGTCGACCTTGGCGACACGCCGGGCGATGTCCACCACATCCCGCATCGCCTGGCTCCGGGCCATGATGAACGGGGAGGTGTCTTCCACGCCCTCGAGAAACTCGAGCTGCTCTTGCCGCCTCTTCAGTCGTTTTTCCGTACAACGCAGTTTGTCGCTCAACTCCTTCAAGATTGCCGAAGAGGATTCCATCCGATAATAGAGAAGATGGGGTTCGATCTCCGCCCCCCATTTTTCTTTGAAACGCCCCACAACGTGGCATGTGGCATCCCCCTTGCCGCAGCACCGGTCTTCGATGAAATACACCTCCCGGCCTTCTATATGGGACACAAACCCGCTGGCGTAGCCGACCAGCGTCCAGCAAACCGGTTCCTCCGCCCGCCCGATATGCAGAAGGTGCTGCTCGGCTTCGTAGCTGTCATCCCATGTCGAGTCGACCAGCGGTTCGTCGCCTTCCCCATTGGTTCGTATGTTGAGCGTGACATTGACCAGGCCTGTCAATGAATGGAACTTCGGTCCCGCTTTTCCCCGTGCATCCCGCCATACCTCCGGGAAGGTCGATTGGATGTTCTCGGCAGCCCGCCAGCCGTAGGCATAGCCGAAGCGGGTGAGAATGCTCCGCGCGGCGAACGTTCCCAAGGTATCGATCAGTTCCTTGCGGAGCAGTCCCATGGCGGCAGCATCGAACAGAAGCGCCCTTTGTCCCATGAGCTGTATCACCCCGCCCTTGGGGTCGAACGAAA is a window from the Oryzomonas sagensis genome containing:
- a CDS encoding LysR substrate-binding domain-containing protein, coding for MAISFRQLEIFEKVAQTGHVTRAGEELLLTQSAISMAVSQLEQFTGAPLFERSGRRLILNDRGRLLLAEAGGILQAVRRMEQLLRKDGGELTGELLVGGSTTIGNYLLPALLGAFARMYPKTRVQLRVGNTQQVVSWMEEGRLDIAFIEGPCHSRGMIATPWRDDELVVVAGPEHAWGGGRKATAEMLASAPWVMRERGSGTREVFETAMDNLGIHYSIALELGHTEAIKNGVASGLGVSCLSRLAVHRELEHGWLVPIASPLALTRSLALIRRRESFRTPLLSAFLEVAEGAWDGADSAGSAAALPG
- a CDS encoding type II secretion system protein gives rise to the protein MKKMLNQNGFTFLAALMIVVIMGIMLGLTGQPWKTIMKREREQELLFRGLQIRSAIMAWNAKSAKVTPLNDLKDLLLDPTSLEKKKYLRQLYKDPMTGKDWTLIRDKTGVKGIIGVASTSNDVPLKTSFSEYSGLDTFTDKKKYSEWRFVFGTDPGPDLTTITPQSP
- a CDS encoding DUF4382 domain-containing protein, with product MNKNSLTRLVSSVLLAAAFLGLGQMQGCSGDGSTSANTGTLRVGITDSPAFPNLDSVHLTIDKVVVVPTGKEGLADNDPALPVIAAFPGGVGVDILNLHFLPQILGTTAIPAGSYSQVRLILAPNSPTLNNYVTLSAAPAQKLPLTTPSAQESGLKIKGNFTVTAGALNTVVLDFNPNEAIVFAGNSGNINLKPTGVRIIQVFNALTNAGSLSGTIRSPQFAPWSSATVTVVPRDPAGSAVTSGVVFSNFSSPSVWKTAFSAFVPPNNSAVMPSAHYRVFVRAFRDTLSTVPTFNLYSSPLLTVTGGVDTAVPPNGLVQLGP
- a CDS encoding sigma-54-dependent Fis family transcriptional regulator encodes the protein MKIESLDLRELLSFDPKGGVIQLMGQRALLFDAAAMGLLRKELIDTLGTFAARSILTRFGYAYGWRAAENIQSTFPEVWRDARGKAGPKFHSLTGLVNVTLNIRTNGEGDEPLVDSTWDDSYEAEQHLLHIGRAEEPVCWTLVGYASGFVSHIEGREVYFIEDRCCGKGDATCHVVGRFKEKWGAEIEPHLLYYRMESSSAILKELSDKLRCTEKRLKRRQEQLEFLEGVEDTSPFIMARSQAMRDVVDIARRVAKVDSSVLITGDSGVGKERMARFIHDQSARVSRPFVAVNCGALTETLLESELFGHAKGAFTGADKDRLGLFEAATGGTLFLDEIGEVSPAMQVKLLRALQEREVRRVGENRSRAIDVRVVAATNRNLTDELNAGHFRQDLYYRLRVIEVRVPPLRERSEDILPLARFYLNKITRNQGCDITGFTPSAAAQLLRYEWPGNVRELQNAVEYAVALCQGNQIDIADLPCELRALSLKPVVSGCIRPLDEIERDYILGVLHAVGDNKARAAEELNIGLATLYRKLKEYETR